In one Aeromicrobium erythreum genomic region, the following are encoded:
- a CDS encoding helix-turn-helix domain-containing protein, whose amino-acid sequence MTALTHHGSDREATRTSTRTSLREALGLPLLPADVVAAYRPRSVELTRRIVERIRAEVAGFAAQGDPKIHLGIDEAIRRAVELFVDTIAGAPTQGTEVFTFYQWVGSYQSTAGLNLDAMRAAHQIATQESWTDLQLAASELGQSAEVVSALGAGLLAYQKRLFEHAVRGFARASARARRDHDEGRAAMLVGLLRGTCLSELVMLAERCSWTLPDEVVVAVTRDTEETTRLASTCTGALSGVQHGRLIVVAAPDVTRALAREVADRTGEAVALAWSVPPAQTHLACRWASRGLSLLQEGVISTAADGLVEVEQHQDLLCTHADPALRRLLDERELAPLLAQTPKRRMALAETLLLWLQTHHSAPALASELGVHDQTVRHRLRRLRDLFGSRLEDPTQTATLLNALESSMLRWRRAV is encoded by the coding sequence ATGACCGCATTGACCCACCACGGCTCCGACAGGGAAGCCACCCGTACGTCCACCCGCACCAGCCTGCGCGAGGCGCTCGGGCTGCCGCTGCTGCCCGCCGACGTCGTCGCCGCCTACCGGCCGCGCTCGGTGGAGCTGACCCGGCGCATCGTCGAGCGCATCCGCGCCGAGGTGGCCGGCTTCGCCGCGCAGGGCGACCCGAAGATCCACCTCGGCATCGACGAGGCGATCCGTCGGGCCGTCGAGCTGTTCGTCGACACGATCGCCGGAGCGCCGACCCAGGGCACGGAGGTGTTCACCTTCTACCAGTGGGTGGGCAGCTACCAGTCGACGGCGGGACTCAACCTCGACGCGATGCGCGCGGCCCACCAGATCGCGACGCAGGAGTCGTGGACCGACCTGCAGCTCGCGGCGAGCGAGCTGGGCCAGTCGGCCGAGGTCGTCAGCGCCCTCGGCGCGGGCCTGCTCGCCTACCAAAAGCGGCTCTTCGAGCACGCCGTGCGCGGGTTCGCCCGGGCCAGCGCCCGCGCTCGCCGCGACCACGACGAGGGGCGCGCTGCGATGCTCGTCGGGCTGCTGCGCGGCACCTGTCTGTCGGAGCTGGTGATGCTGGCGGAGCGATGTTCCTGGACGCTCCCCGACGAGGTCGTCGTCGCGGTCACCCGCGACACCGAGGAGACGACGCGCCTGGCCAGCACCTGCACCGGGGCACTCTCCGGCGTGCAGCACGGCCGACTCATCGTCGTGGCCGCGCCGGACGTCACCCGCGCGCTGGCCCGCGAGGTCGCGGACCGCACCGGCGAGGCCGTGGCGCTCGCGTGGAGCGTCCCCCCGGCCCAGACCCACCTGGCGTGCCGCTGGGCGTCGCGCGGCCTGTCGCTGCTGCAGGAGGGCGTGATCTCGACCGCCGCTGACGGCCTGGTGGAGGTGGAGCAGCACCAGGACCTGCTGTGCACGCACGCCGATCCCGCCCTGCGGCGCCTGCTCGACGAGCGCGAGCTCGCGCCGCTGCTCGCCCAGACCCCGAAGCGACGCATGGCGCTCGCCGAGACGCTCCTGCTGTGGCTGCAGACGCACCACAGCGCTCCGGCCCTGGCGTCCGAGCTGGGCGTGCACGACCAGACGGTGCGTCACCGCCTGCGTCGCCTGCGCGACCTCTTCGGCTCGCGCCTGGAGGACCCCACCCAGACGGCGACGCTCCTCAACGCACTGGAGTCGAGCATGCTGCGGTGGCGCCGCGCGGTCTGA
- a CDS encoding helix-turn-helix domain-containing protein, producing MSESLQHVVGQRLRAHRQRLGLSQEKLADQLGYHRTYLGSVERGERNLTLVSLEQLAERLGVDPLDLLRP from the coding sequence GTGAGCGAGTCACTGCAGCACGTCGTCGGGCAGCGCCTGCGCGCGCACCGCCAGCGGCTGGGCCTCAGCCAGGAGAAGCTGGCCGACCAGCTCGGGTACCACCGCACGTACCTCGGATCGGTCGAGCGCGGCGAGCGCAACCTGACGCTCGTCAGCCTCGAGCAGCTGGCCGAGCGGCTCGGCGTCGACCCGCTCGACCTGCTCCGACCCTGA
- a CDS encoding DUF6907 domain-containing protein has translation MHGHRPEHPYWLREPCPSWCAVVHADDDHPDDRHHDSAPVPVPVVLLRRGADDPASRPAPGEVSVVRTRRCHDPEDWVVLEESGTAHLVLDPAGARRLAAALLTATRPESLPRERG, from the coding sequence ATGCACGGCCACCGGCCCGAGCACCCCTACTGGCTCAGGGAGCCATGCCCCTCCTGGTGCGCGGTCGTGCACGCCGACGACGACCACCCCGACGACCGGCACCACGACAGTGCCCCGGTCCCTGTCCCCGTCGTGCTCCTCCGTCGCGGCGCCGACGACCCCGCGTCGCGCCCCGCGCCAGGCGAGGTCTCCGTGGTCCGCACGCGTCGCTGCCACGACCCGGAGGACTGGGTCGTGCTCGAGGAGTCCGGCACCGCGCACCTCGTCCTCGACCCTGCCGGCGCCCGGCGCCTGGCCGCCGCCCTCCTCACAGCGACCCGCCCAGAGTCGCTCCCGCGGGAGCGCGGCTGA
- a CDS encoding MlaE family ABC transporter permease, translating into MTLTPAQGPGARAPRPEPTLAELGVDDRPPRWWDRPLDAIASAGAELRFYGRVLAWIPATVKRYPRDVLRLLSEVSFGSGALAVIGGTIGVMLGMTLFVGSVVGMQGYAALDQIGTSALNGFISAYFNTREIAPLVAALALSATVGSGFTAQLGAMRINEEVDALTVMAVPSVPYLVTTRVVAGFIAIIPLYVIGLLTSYFGARMVTVYLHGQSAGTYDHYFSLFLPPIDILLSFAKVLVFAVLIILIHCRLGFTAHGGPAGVGIAVGTAVRRSIVTVAVLDLVLSMALWGTTTTVRIAG; encoded by the coding sequence ATGACCCTCACGCCCGCCCAGGGTCCCGGTGCCCGCGCACCGCGTCCCGAGCCGACGCTCGCCGAGCTCGGCGTCGACGACCGGCCGCCGCGCTGGTGGGACCGTCCGCTCGACGCGATCGCGTCGGCCGGCGCCGAGCTGCGCTTCTACGGTCGCGTGCTGGCCTGGATCCCGGCCACGGTCAAGCGCTACCCGCGCGACGTGCTCCGCCTGCTCTCGGAGGTCAGCTTCGGCTCCGGCGCCCTCGCCGTCATCGGCGGCACCATCGGCGTGATGCTCGGCATGACCCTGTTCGTGGGCAGCGTGGTCGGCATGCAGGGCTACGCGGCCCTCGACCAGATCGGCACGTCGGCGCTCAACGGCTTCATCTCGGCCTACTTCAACACCCGCGAGATCGCCCCGCTCGTCGCGGCGCTCGCCCTGTCGGCCACGGTCGGCTCGGGGTTCACCGCGCAGCTTGGCGCCATGCGCATCAACGAGGAGGTCGACGCGCTCACCGTCATGGCGGTGCCCAGCGTGCCCTACCTCGTCACGACCCGCGTGGTAGCCGGCTTCATCGCGATCATCCCGCTCTACGTCATCGGCCTGCTCACGTCCTACTTCGGTGCGCGCATGGTCACGGTGTACCTGCACGGGCAGTCGGCCGGCACCTACGACCACTACTTCTCGCTGTTCCTGCCGCCGATCGACATCCTGCTGTCGTTCGCGAAGGTGCTCGTGTTCGCGGTGCTGATCATCCTCATCCACTGCCGGCTCGGGTTCACCGCGCACGGCGGCCCCGCCGGCGTCGGCATCGCCGTGGGCACGGCCGTGCGTCGCAGCATCGTCACCGTGGCCGTGCTCGACCTGGTCCTGTCGATGGCGCTCTGGGGCACCACCACGACCGTGAGGATCGCCGGATGA
- a CDS encoding MCE family protein — protein sequence MSARRREAPRWVDVLLGLTYGLVVVALVGGAVLAYNRAFVPRSDVELRTDSVGNALQKGSDVKLHGVPVGEVAKISTAPDGAVLTLALKPDVLKRLSPDTTARLLPKTLFGERYVDLQSTSASAADHLQAGATIHQDASTDAVELQKVLDELLPLLKSIQPEKLQATLNELATMLRGRGGELGDTLQAWGEYVQRLQPSVPLLTEDLGRLATVADTYADAAPDLLTALDDLTTTSSTLVDKGSALTEVYQRVIASADESRGWVASNANTIEILSGESRKALEAAAPYARTFPCLLRSARQFIPRMDKALGKGTSKPGLKVVLNVSPPRSGYQPGRDTPRFGGGGTPSCPYVPTGAGSRPAGSSAQPAAIAPPAYDTRASAVASPGLDDANSPAENQLIAELMGPSQGMSPDDYPRWASLLVGPTLRGTEVELR from the coding sequence ATGAGCGCGCGCCGTCGCGAGGCGCCGCGCTGGGTCGACGTGCTGCTCGGGCTCACCTACGGGCTCGTCGTCGTCGCCCTGGTCGGTGGGGCGGTGCTGGCCTACAACCGGGCGTTCGTGCCGCGCTCGGACGTCGAGCTGCGCACCGACTCGGTCGGCAACGCCCTGCAGAAGGGCTCGGACGTGAAGCTGCACGGCGTGCCGGTCGGCGAGGTCGCCAAGATCAGCACCGCGCCCGACGGCGCCGTGCTCACGCTCGCCCTCAAGCCCGACGTGCTGAAGCGGCTCTCGCCCGACACCACGGCCCGGCTGCTGCCCAAGACGCTCTTCGGCGAGCGGTACGTCGACCTGCAGTCGACGTCGGCGTCGGCCGCCGACCACCTCCAGGCCGGTGCCACGATCCACCAGGACGCCTCGACCGACGCGGTCGAGCTGCAGAAGGTGCTCGACGAGCTGCTGCCGCTGCTGAAGTCCATCCAGCCCGAGAAGCTGCAGGCCACGCTCAACGAGCTGGCCACGATGCTGCGCGGCCGCGGCGGCGAGCTCGGCGACACCCTCCAGGCCTGGGGCGAGTACGTGCAGCGGCTGCAGCCGAGCGTCCCCCTGCTCACCGAGGACCTCGGCCGGCTCGCCACCGTCGCCGACACCTACGCCGACGCCGCGCCCGACCTCTTGACCGCGCTCGACGACCTCACCACCACGTCCAGCACCCTCGTCGACAAGGGCTCGGCGCTCACCGAGGTGTACCAGCGGGTCATCGCGTCGGCCGACGAGAGCCGCGGCTGGGTGGCGTCCAACGCCAACACCATCGAGATCCTCTCCGGAGAGAGCCGCAAGGCGCTCGAGGCCGCCGCGCCCTACGCCCGCACCTTCCCTTGCCTGCTGCGCTCGGCGCGCCAGTTCATCCCCCGCATGGACAAGGCGCTCGGCAAGGGCACGAGCAAGCCCGGCCTGAAGGTCGTGCTGAACGTCAGCCCGCCGCGCAGCGGCTACCAGCCGGGCCGCGACACCCCCCGCTTCGGTGGCGGCGGCACGCCGTCGTGCCCGTACGTGCCCACCGGTGCCGGGTCCCGTCCGGCAGGGTCGTCGGCCCAGCCCGCCGCGATCGCGCCGCCGGCCTACGACACCCGCGCGTCCGCGGTCGCGTCGCCGGGCCTGGACGACGCGAACTCCCCGGCCGAGAACCAGCTCATCGCCGAGCTCATGGGGCCGAGCCAGGGCATGAGCCCCGACGACTACCCGCGCTGGGCCAGCCTGCTCGTCGGCCCGACGCTGCGCGGCACGGAGGTGGAGCTGCGATGA
- a CDS encoding MCE family protein, whose product MRATIVKSVVFTVVTVLATVMLAGTIRNSTPGSTSRYTALFSDATSLNRGDDIRMAGVKVGTVTDVRVHDNRVAGVEFTVQDAVRLPRGTIAQLRFRNLVGQRYISLEPPETSTGGSLPAGHTFGLRETRPALDLTMLFNGFQPLMQFLDPKDVNALSGQIIAVFQGEGATVEGLLSSTASLTSTLAQKDRVIGELIDNLTQVLDTVNGRTDELDRTIVTLQQLVSGLAEDRKTIGDTLDGMGRLTTSVSNLLEEGRRPLKASIGSLGDLSAQLADAEDTLNTFFARLPVKLDRIGRTASYGSWINFYECEITGVIPRPEGYFGDLGAKPVAKRCTA is encoded by the coding sequence ATGAGGGCGACGATCGTCAAGAGCGTGGTGTTCACCGTCGTCACGGTGCTCGCCACCGTCATGCTCGCGGGCACCATCCGCAACTCCACGCCCGGCTCCACGAGCCGCTACACGGCGCTGTTCTCCGACGCCACCAGCCTGAACCGCGGCGACGACATCCGCATGGCCGGCGTCAAGGTCGGCACCGTCACCGACGTGCGCGTGCACGACAACCGGGTCGCCGGCGTCGAGTTCACCGTGCAGGACGCGGTCCGGCTGCCACGCGGCACGATCGCGCAGCTGAGGTTCCGCAACCTCGTCGGCCAGCGCTACATCTCCCTCGAGCCGCCGGAGACCAGCACGGGCGGCTCGCTGCCCGCCGGTCACACGTTCGGGCTGCGCGAGACACGTCCCGCGCTCGACCTGACCATGCTGTTCAACGGCTTCCAGCCGCTCATGCAGTTCCTCGACCCGAAGGACGTCAACGCGCTGAGCGGTCAGATCATCGCCGTCTTCCAGGGGGAGGGCGCTACCGTCGAGGGTCTGCTGTCGAGCACCGCGAGCCTCACGTCGACGCTCGCGCAGAAGGACCGGGTCATCGGCGAGCTGATCGACAACCTCACGCAGGTGCTCGACACCGTGAACGGGCGCACCGACGAGCTCGACCGCACGATCGTCACCCTCCAGCAGCTCGTCTCGGGGCTGGCCGAGGACCGCAAGACGATCGGCGACACCCTCGACGGCATGGGCCGGCTCACGACCAGCGTCTCGAACCTGCTGGAGGAGGGCCGCCGGCCCCTTAAGGCGTCGATCGGGTCCCTCGGCGACCTGTCGGCGCAGCTGGCCGACGCGGAGGACACGCTCAACACGTTCTTCGCGCGGCTGCCCGTCAAGCTCGACCGGATCGGCCGCACCGCGTCGTACGGGTCCTGGATCAACTTCTACGAGTGCGAGATCACCGGCGTCATCCCGCGACCCGAGGGCTACTTCGGCGACCTCGGCGCCAAGCCGGTCGCGAAGAGGTGCACCGCATGA
- a CDS encoding MCE family protein, with protein sequence MSPSRKARSFPTAFGERNRVWIAVVGLTVMAVVFLLAFNAQALPVVGGGATHQARFAEAGGLKPGNEVRVAGVKVGEVTGLDLDGASVLVTFRAKGVRIGPQSRAAIKVKTTLGQKFLAVDPLGAGELDGPIPLQRTSTPYDVNAAFSDLSDTIGAIDTDQLETSLDVLSDAFQDTPKAVRESVSGLTDLSRVIAKRDDELARLLKSTREVSGTLKDRNAEFAKLLQDGSALLDELAARRQTVQALLDGTKRLGTQLVGLVRDNEAQLRPALAKLDQVARILQANQGQLEASLRRLAPYYRTLASATGNGPWIDSYICGLFDSSGSPELRNDVVRDCKPRKGGGQ encoded by the coding sequence ATGAGCCCGTCCCGCAAGGCCCGCTCCTTCCCGACCGCGTTCGGGGAGCGCAACCGCGTGTGGATCGCGGTCGTCGGGCTCACCGTCATGGCCGTCGTGTTCCTCCTGGCGTTCAACGCGCAGGCGCTCCCCGTCGTCGGCGGTGGCGCCACCCACCAGGCGCGCTTCGCTGAGGCGGGCGGCCTCAAGCCCGGCAACGAGGTGCGCGTGGCCGGCGTCAAGGTCGGCGAGGTCACCGGCCTCGACCTCGACGGCGCGTCGGTGCTCGTCACGTTCCGCGCCAAGGGGGTGCGGATCGGCCCGCAGTCGCGCGCCGCGATCAAGGTCAAGACGACGCTCGGCCAGAAGTTCCTGGCGGTCGACCCGCTCGGAGCGGGAGAGCTCGACGGTCCCATCCCGCTGCAGCGCACGAGCACCCCCTACGACGTCAACGCCGCCTTCTCCGACCTGTCGGACACGATCGGCGCCATCGACACCGACCAGCTCGAGACCAGCCTCGACGTCCTGTCCGACGCCTTCCAGGACACGCCGAAGGCCGTCCGCGAGTCGGTCTCCGGCCTGACCGACCTGTCACGCGTCATCGCCAAGCGCGACGACGAGCTCGCCCGGCTGCTGAAGTCGACCCGAGAGGTCAGCGGCACGCTCAAGGACCGCAACGCCGAGTTCGCGAAGCTGCTGCAGGACGGCAGCGCGCTCCTCGACGAGCTCGCCGCCCGCCGCCAGACCGTGCAGGCCCTGCTCGACGGCACCAAGCGCCTCGGCACCCAGCTCGTCGGTCTGGTCCGCGACAACGAGGCCCAGCTGCGTCCCGCCCTGGCCAAGCTCGACCAGGTCGCGCGGATCCTGCAGGCCAACCAGGGCCAGCTGGAGGCGTCGCTGCGGCGTCTGGCTCCCTACTACCGCACGCTCGCGTCGGCCACCGGCAACGGTCCGTGGATCGACTCCTACATCTGCGGCCTGTTCGACTCCTCCGGCAGCCCCGAGCTGCGCAACGACGTCGTCCGGGACTGCAAGCCGAGGAAGGGAGGGGGCCAGTGA
- a CDS encoding MCE family protein, translated as MRRRSLVLAVVVALAVVATVGWRATADRDRTTVKAVFESSVGLYVGSDVQMLGVPVGKVTGVDPGPAGVTVTMRLDHGEAAAADTAAVIVAPTLVSDRFVQLTKPYVSGPELRDGAVLPIDRTAVPVEIDDLYASLTDVSEKLGPDGANRDGALSRFLDVADRNLRGQGTKINQLISDFGDASGTLADSSDDLFATIGNVKEFNDMLVENDTSVADVNRQFAEVNDYLADSSGDLAAAIDNLGQALAIVDDFIRDNRGALRTSVENLQGPTRVLVNQRQALEETVRLVPLVLQNFLRAYDPQRKALTGRGNLNEASIWAPGGDAPTLLPGTNR; from the coding sequence GTGAGACGCCGTAGCCTCGTGCTCGCCGTCGTCGTGGCGCTCGCCGTCGTGGCCACCGTCGGCTGGCGGGCCACCGCCGACCGCGACCGCACCACCGTCAAGGCCGTCTTCGAGTCCAGCGTCGGTCTGTACGTCGGCTCCGACGTGCAGATGCTGGGCGTCCCGGTCGGCAAGGTCACAGGCGTCGACCCCGGTCCCGCCGGCGTCACCGTGACGATGCGTCTCGACCACGGCGAGGCGGCCGCTGCCGACACCGCCGCGGTCATCGTCGCGCCCACGCTGGTCTCCGACCGGTTCGTGCAGCTGACCAAGCCGTACGTCTCCGGCCCCGAGCTGCGTGACGGCGCCGTGCTGCCGATCGACCGCACCGCCGTGCCCGTCGAGATCGACGACCTCTATGCCAGCCTCACCGACGTCAGCGAGAAGCTCGGCCCCGACGGCGCCAACCGCGACGGCGCCCTGTCGCGCTTCCTCGACGTCGCCGACCGCAACCTGCGCGGCCAGGGCACCAAGATCAACCAGCTCATCAGCGACTTCGGCGACGCGTCGGGGACGCTGGCCGACTCCAGCGACGACCTCTTCGCGACGATCGGGAACGTCAAGGAGTTCAACGACATGCTGGTGGAGAACGACACGTCGGTCGCCGACGTCAATCGCCAGTTCGCCGAGGTCAACGACTACCTCGCCGACAGCAGCGGCGACCTCGCCGCCGCGATCGACAACCTGGGCCAGGCGCTCGCGATCGTCGACGACTTCATCCGCGACAACCGCGGCGCGCTGCGTACCAGCGTCGAGAACCTGCAGGGCCCGACGCGGGTGCTCGTCAACCAGCGCCAGGCGCTGGAGGAGACGGTGCGGCTCGTGCCGCTCGTCCTGCAGAACTTCCTGCGGGCGTACGACCCCCAGCGCAAGGCCCTGACGGGCCGCGGCAACCTCAACGAGGCGTCGATCTGGGCGCCCGGCGGCGACGCGCCCACCCTCCTGCCGGGGACGAACCGATGA
- a CDS encoding MCE family protein, producing the protein MSRLTRRLAVAVAAAGLATLSGCGMLSGGVYDTPLPGGADVGSRPMHITADFDDVLDLVPQSSVKVDDVAVGRVDRIRLNPDGRSARVTLLVNRDAQLPAGTVARLEQTSLLGEKYVALVRPSTPQAGRPVGDGTRLGLADTSQAAEVEQVLGSLSMVLNGGGIGQFQEISRELQQVSTGRPEEIKAFLQQMDQFVTTLDDRKESITAALDGLNRLSKNLQADQDKIANALDGLSPGMQVLVDQRKELVAMLSSLDRLSTVTVDVLDKSQDDIVADLKALDPILDQLARSGRDLPESLEILLTYPFPDSVLGAIKGDYLNVFVETNFRTLPAGCQAAGCAWPQVEDPNYPKGGSVSGQGKALDPQQLLQRQRDAAEGGDGDGAESDEAPPSLLPPTSSPAPGSPRPSMPVPSATVPTPDRTPTPSPSATSSATPSTSPREGEQ; encoded by the coding sequence ATGAGCCGCCTCACCCGACGTCTCGCCGTCGCCGTCGCCGCCGCGGGGCTCGCCACGCTGTCCGGCTGCGGGATGCTCAGCGGAGGCGTCTACGACACGCCCCTGCCGGGCGGCGCCGACGTCGGCTCGCGTCCGATGCACATCACCGCCGACTTCGACGACGTCCTCGACCTCGTGCCGCAGTCGAGCGTCAAGGTCGACGACGTCGCCGTGGGACGGGTCGACCGCATCCGGCTCAACCCCGACGGCCGCAGTGCGCGGGTGACCCTGCTGGTCAACCGCGACGCCCAGCTGCCGGCCGGCACCGTCGCCCGGCTCGAGCAGACGTCGCTGCTGGGCGAGAAGTACGTCGCCCTCGTGCGACCCTCGACACCGCAGGCCGGCCGACCCGTCGGCGACGGCACGCGGCTCGGTCTCGCCGACACGTCGCAGGCGGCGGAGGTCGAGCAGGTGCTGGGCTCGCTGTCGATGGTCCTGAACGGCGGCGGCATCGGCCAGTTCCAGGAGATCTCCCGCGAGCTGCAGCAGGTCTCGACCGGCCGGCCCGAGGAGATCAAGGCGTTCCTGCAGCAGATGGACCAGTTCGTCACGACGCTCGACGACCGCAAGGAGTCGATCACCGCGGCGCTCGACGGGCTCAACCGGCTGTCGAAGAACCTGCAGGCCGACCAGGACAAGATCGCGAACGCCCTCGACGGGCTGTCGCCCGGCATGCAGGTGCTCGTCGACCAGCGCAAGGAGCTGGTGGCCATGCTGTCGTCGCTGGACCGGCTCTCGACCGTCACCGTCGACGTGCTCGACAAGAGCCAGGACGACATCGTCGCCGACCTCAAGGCGCTCGACCCGATCCTCGACCAGCTCGCCCGCTCCGGTCGCGACCTGCCCGAGTCGCTCGAGATCCTGCTGACCTACCCGTTCCCCGACTCGGTGCTCGGGGCCATCAAGGGCGACTACCTGAACGTGTTCGTCGAGACCAACTTCCGCACGCTCCCGGCCGGCTGCCAGGCCGCCGGCTGCGCATGGCCGCAGGTCGAGGACCCGAACTACCCGAAGGGCGGCTCCGTCAGCGGCCAGGGGAAGGCCCTCGACCCGCAGCAGCTCCTCCAGCGTCAGCGCGACGCCGCCGAGGGTGGCGACGGCGACGGCGCGGAGTCCGACGAGGCGCCGCCGAGCCTGCTGCCGCCGACGTCGTCGCCGGCCCCGGGCTCCCCGAGGCCGTCGATGCCGGTCCCGAGCGCCACCGTGCCCACCCCGGACCGCACGCCCACCCCGTCGCCCTCGGCGACGTCGTCGGCCACGCCGTCCACCAGCCCGCGAGAGGGTGAGCAGTGA
- a CDS encoding MlaD family protein — MLTGRIKAQIVAFVVLGLLATSYLGLKYVGLDPFSTGYTVTATLPAAGGAFENGQVTYRGVPVGRIDRLEPTDDGVRITMSIEGGAPRIPADASPKVVNRSAIGEQYVDLQGGTAGGAALRNGDRLSAGAESQPPDIDTLLRSGEKFVGSVPKEALTSVIDEGYDATQGVALDFGSLLESSQRFQKAADRNFVVTRGLIENSDRVLRTQEASSQSIRSFSADLSTIASTLESSDGDLRTLIDNTPAAAREIDTLFQEVGRPLGVVLANLVTPAQVFGINANGVQDALVTAPRAFSIGWTITGSRGINLALSQSYFSPLPCTTGYGGTAPRRGTDTSSGQSFNRDAGCRSGAAASNVRGPKNVPSRLGPAPGRDAEGRLVRADVRMADSLADLMGGAR, encoded by the coding sequence ATGCTGACCGGACGCATCAAGGCCCAGATCGTGGCGTTCGTGGTCCTCGGGCTGCTCGCCACCTCCTACCTCGGCCTCAAGTACGTGGGGCTCGACCCGTTCTCGACCGGCTACACGGTCACCGCGACGCTGCCCGCCGCCGGCGGGGCGTTCGAGAACGGTCAGGTCACCTACCGTGGCGTGCCCGTCGGTCGCATCGACCGGCTCGAGCCCACGGACGACGGCGTGCGGATCACGATGTCCATCGAGGGCGGCGCACCGCGCATCCCCGCGGACGCCAGCCCGAAGGTGGTCAACCGCTCCGCCATCGGCGAGCAGTACGTCGACCTGCAGGGCGGCACGGCCGGTGGCGCGGCCCTGCGGAACGGCGACCGGCTGAGCGCGGGCGCCGAGTCGCAGCCGCCGGACATCGACACCCTGCTCCGCTCGGGCGAGAAGTTCGTCGGCTCCGTGCCGAAGGAGGCGCTCACGTCGGTGATCGACGAGGGCTACGACGCGACGCAGGGCGTGGCGCTCGACTTCGGCTCGCTGCTGGAGAGCTCCCAACGGTTCCAGAAGGCCGCCGACCGCAACTTCGTCGTCACCCGCGGGCTCATCGAGAACTCCGACCGCGTGCTGCGCACGCAGGAGGCGTCGTCGCAGAGCATCCGCTCCTTCAGCGCCGACCTGTCGACCATCGCCTCGACGCTCGAGTCGTCCGACGGAGACCTGCGCACCCTCATCGACAACACGCCGGCGGCGGCCCGCGAGATCGACACCCTCTTCCAGGAGGTCGGCCGCCCCCTCGGGGTCGTGCTCGCCAACCTGGTCACGCCGGCGCAGGTGTTCGGCATCAACGCGAACGGCGTCCAGGACGCGCTGGTCACCGCGCCACGCGCGTTCAGCATCGGCTGGACCATCACGGGCTCGCGCGGCATCAACCTCGCCCTCTCGCAGTCCTACTTCTCGCCGCTGCCGTGCACGACGGGCTACGGCGGCACCGCCCCGCGACGCGGCACGGACACCTCGTCGGGCCAGTCGTTCAACCGCGACGCGGGTTGCCGCTCGGGCGCCGCCGCGTCCAACGTCCGTGGTCCGAAGAACGTCCCCAGCCGCCTGGGTCCCGCACCCGGCCGCGACGCCGAGGGCCGGCTCGTGCGGGCCGACGTCCGCATGGCCGACTCGCTGGCCGACCTGATGGGTGGTGCACGATGA
- a CDS encoding nuclear transport factor 2 family protein codes for MSRTTALAERGSTGGDGAMERATSDAEVPDGGDPPASDEQRQGRWLLGWVLLAVSLAVAVSGSVAWWSAAHSDDLQLARTRDAVLIRATSDIATLNSLDSADVKAGLDSWKAVTTGTLHDQFSGLDEQDRQLLADQGKESRGKVVDAAVLDVDGDTAEVIASVETTVRDAKDAEAEPVVKRNRFTATLVRSGGTWKVSDLQQLAVELS; via the coding sequence ATGAGCAGGACGACTGCGCTGGCAGAGCGTGGCAGCACGGGGGGAGACGGTGCCATGGAGCGGGCGACGAGCGACGCCGAGGTACCCGACGGTGGCGACCCGCCGGCGTCGGACGAGCAGCGGCAAGGTCGCTGGTTGCTCGGCTGGGTCCTGCTCGCCGTGTCCCTCGCCGTCGCGGTCAGCGGCTCGGTCGCCTGGTGGAGCGCCGCGCACAGCGACGACCTGCAGCTGGCCCGCACGCGCGACGCCGTGCTCATCCGCGCCACCAGCGACATCGCCACGCTCAACAGCCTCGACTCCGCCGACGTGAAGGCCGGGCTCGACAGCTGGAAGGCCGTCACCACCGGCACCCTGCACGACCAGTTCTCGGGGCTGGACGAGCAGGACCGTCAGCTCCTCGCCGACCAGGGCAAGGAGTCGCGTGGCAAGGTCGTCGACGCCGCCGTCCTCGACGTCGACGGCGACACCGCAGAAGTGATCGCGTCGGTCGAGACGACGGTGCGCGACGCGAAGGACGCCGAGGCCGAGCCCGTCGTGAAGCGCAACCGCTTCACGGCCACCCTGGTCCGCTCGGGCGGGACCTGGAAGGTCAGCGACCTCCAGCAGCTCGCGGTGGAGCTGTCGTGA